aaaagacaacaatgaattgatcttACTAAATCCTGATATATCTTATTCTTCtatgccatagagctccattgttatCCAAAAACTATTTAAACACATAAATAAGCCATACTGATGCACTGGGTGACGTGTTCCTTCATTATAATAATCACGGGCACTGTAGTTAACTTTGAGTTGATGCCACacatacactgtcctgctgctgtaaataatcGCCAAGCAATGCTCAGTTTCAGTAAAAACTGCAGTTTTCATAAAATaccaagctttaaaaaaaaaaaaaaacatataaaactgTGGCAGTCAGAAAATATTGAGAGACCGACATGCATTGTTGTCAAccacaaaatatataatatatatataatatcagaccctaatttttttattgatacATTGTAAACATAGATAACTCTCCAATGTATCTGGTGGCCAGAAACCTCAATATCATCCCTGACTTATTTCATAATATGCTTTCatttaaatatgcattttaGATGTGTTGAATTTGTCCCTGTCAAGGTCAACATTGCCCCGATCAATAATCCATTTTTGATTCTACCAACAAATCACATGTCTAACTCCCATGAGGCCTCACTGGCATTTACAAAGAGTATAAATGTTAACAACATATGTAATAACaaccacagaaaacacaaaatattggAATAAAACTGAAAGTTATTTACAACAATAGTTCAAATTAAAACACAAGATACAACTTGTGTCCAAAAGACTAAATCGGTTATTACACCAATACAATAAGGTACTTTATATAATGTATCTGCTGCTTTTCTCAACAGAACAATTCACTTTTTGCAAAAAGAACATCATGCTGAATAAGGCATTACGGTACATATTTTCAATCAGCTGAACATATTGCCgactacagaaaacatttacaaatgcTCTTCAGTGATGGTGATAGGCGACAcgaaaaacaattatttgtgAAGATTTTGAAAGCTTTAACTAACATTTATAGCACTTAGTGTAAATACATAGTAATTTAATGTTTGATTTTACTAACTGGTTTCAAATTAAGCTTAAAGGTACAACAGCTTGACAGCACATTGAAACAAAATGAATCACTGTATCACTTAATATGCTGTGACAGAACAATATTACCATTACACTTGATATATAGAAGCTTTTTTAGACAAAACTGCATTGCTGCATTAGCAAGATGAGAGGCATTGGTTTGATTCTTCTCCAGAATCTGCACAACAAATGTCTTCTCATTGCCATAATCTATTCCTGCAAGTGGACAAAGATCCTCAGTGGAAACTTTTCCATTAGCTGTAATATGTGTAGGAAGCTTCTTCTCTGCTAATGCGTTTGATCCGATTCAGACTCCGTGCCAGTTTGAGATTTAGTCACAACTATTAAAACAGCAGTAACACGTTTGCCTTTAGCTCCTCAGTTAACTTTCAGCTGAGTAGTGGAAACAAAGTCAGCTGAACACCGATGTTCATGGTGAATATACACTGGAAGTGTCAGTCATCTCTGCTTAATCATGAAGGCCGTATTTTCAAGTTATTAAAGGTTTCTTTCGCAAAGATCTTTCATGATGTATCTGATGTGGGGGGGGATGACACTGAAATATGGCGCTGTGGTCATGTAGAATGAAATCACCTCTTAAAAATTGTATGAACGAGCATGAAATTAGATACATCCTTTAatttaaatattacacaaagCAAATATAGTCTCAGCTAAACATTCACGCTATTGGATTCGCATTACCTCCCTAATGAGATTGAGTGACAATACTATTACCAGTCTAGATAAACAGTGCATTTAGACAGTGTCAGGATGGAGACACCTTTTTCATTGCATTGGCTCTGTACTCATTTGGATGTGAAATTAAAcagaaactcagttttaaagACACTATAAAAGcacattttatattaaaaatggGTGAAATGATtatgtgtaatgtaaaaggCCACAATGACAAACCCACCGAGACTCTGCAGTTTCCTTTGGCTCTACAAAGCATTATAGCATGTTTCaacttattgttttggtttttagggcccactttatttttctggttcactctcactgtaCTCTTAGTGTTGCTTTCAGAAGAAAGACTCCAAAAAACGATTGTACACAACACTGAAAAGCAGACAGAAAGTTAGCGACTAACTGGTGGTGAgcttttagcagctaaagagccagaaacacaacttaaaatgaatgatattgttgctctgtaactgctggatgtgtaaataggcaagtTTTTCATATCCATATACAAAGGTGatttttgtgtttacagctaTTCCCTCTGCCCACAAGCAGTTAAGAAAGTAGATATCTCAGGTTTAAAGGTGTCATCAATAAATTGTAGTCCTTTATAAATGCTATCCTAATTTAAAGGAATACAAAGTAATTTTACAAGCTaacaaaaatctgaattaatCATATGTAATATTTAGCTGAAAATAATGATTTGCTGAAGTGACCCGGTTGACCCTCTGCCGGCTCTGTACTGCAACCGTTGTCACTTCTTGCTGTTACACGGGACCTTACGTAGTACTTTGATTTACATAGTCAGTCTGGTCTTCATCAAGTGAAACACTTTATCTGTTGGATTGAGGTCACATGCCTAACTCGCCCAATCATACATCTGCCACTGCTTGGCCATAAAAAGACTCCTCTTAGTggccttgtctgtgtgtgtttaggatctATGCCCTGCTTCTGCAATCTGATCTTTGTGGGACTGTGTATACACAGAGTCCTACATTGTTCACCTAATATGGATATGAAGACCTACAAACAAAGCTTAGAGTCAGCACTTTAAcctcctattttttttattgtgcagagccaaaacaatgaaaaacacatcactaTCCCAATACTTTGTGACTgcactgtatgtgtatttgcATTATGCATGTGCTCCAAGGATGATCTGTATCTGTATTCCATTTCCTtatgcacaggcacacacaggcatgtttgTTAAAGAATTGTGTCTCACAAGTTTCATTATATGAAACCAAAAACGCAATAGATAATTTACATAAATGGCAGGTCAAAAGCAGACATCTGCAGACTCAGACTCCTGTGCTGGAGAACTGTGTGACCTCGGTCTGGAGGTCCCCCAGATCTGTTCTTCCCCCCAACTGATCCATGCCTAGTCAGGCTGTTGGTCTCTGTGTTGTCGCAGgagcacaaacagacacaggctCCTTTTTGCTATTGCGCGCTCTGGAGAAGCTGTTCTGCTCCAGGCGGGAACGATAGGGCAGGCAGAAATCCCTGAAGCACCTTTTGAAGTTCTCATCCAAGAAGGCATACAGCACAGGGTTGAGACTGCTGTTGGTGTAGCCCAGTGCGATGCACAGATGCCAGCTGGCCACCACCAGGAGGTTCTTGCGGTCGATATGCACCATGGTCCTGACAATGATGAAGATGTGGATGGGAGTCCAGCAGATGATGAAGGCCCCCACAATCACCAGGACCATGCGGGTGATCCGTCGCAGGTTCCTATCCTTCTCTTTGGAGCCGGAGAGCAGACGGACACTCTTGAGCCGCAGGATCATCAGACCGTAGCAGACGGTGATGACCAGGACGGGGACCACGAAGGCGAAGATGAACACGCAGATTTTCATCACTGTGTCCCAGTACGACTCAGGTTTGGGGAAACTGAGTTCGCAGACAGTGTTTCCTGAGGAGTTAAAACAATTACATGTTTATTAGAGGGCCGTGTAGAGAAGCTAATTTAAGTTAATAACCCAGCTCAAATGTTCTCTTTTACGGCTTGATTACTCCCCGAGAACAACACTTGCCACTAAAGGCGCTAGAAATCTTGTGCTGATAAGTGAAGTTTTTACACAGTGATGGTAATTTTCAGcgtttttttcttcaacaatAGAAATCTCCCACCTTCGTCtttcaccatggtaacagccATGATCATCACAGGGACTCCGATGGCTGAGGAGAGGATCCAGATGCAGACGTTGATGAGCTTGGCTTTGGCAGGCGTGCGGAAGTCCAAGGCCCTCACCGGATGACAAACAGCGATGTAGCGGTCCACGCTCATCATGGTGAGCGTGAAGATGCTAGTGAACATGTTGTAGTAGTCGATGGCGATGACCACTTTACACAACACCTCCCCAAAGGGCCATGTGCTCATCAGGTACTTGGCACTCTGGAAGGGGAGGGTGCTGGTGGCGAGAGCATCGGCGAGAGCCAGGTTGAAGATGTAGATGTTGGTGGCGGTCTTCATCTTGGTGTACCTGTTTGGTTGGAAGAAAAGCATGTGGCTCTTTTTACTGATTCTTCACAGTCGAGGGGGACTATTGTTAGTTGGAGGAGATTGAATTTTTTTCAAGTTCTGCCTACTGCTGTGCTGCAAAGAAGATGTTGAGTGGGGTTGACTCACAATTTCCATTAAAATAGTTCACGGTTAGAAACCAATTTATTGTTTGATCTAATCCATTTCCTCCCTCAAACCAATGATCTCCGGTTTCCTCTCGAATAATATCGAACTAATAAAAGAGCTTTTTACATGCACAATGTTTTTATGGCACAACACTAAATGCATGAGAGCCAAAGTGACCGTAAGCCTCCATTAAACTGCACTTCTACAGTATGTAATGAATCAATTCCTacttcttcatttcagattcagagtagttttttttccttcttttaccGGTGACCAGTCTTGTCTGAATGCCAGCTGAGCAGTTGTCTGGCTGTTTAAAGATGTTTTCATGAGTTCACCATATGACAATAGTTCGtcacatttaattaaattgcAAGCTTCACAAGGAGAAGGGAAGACAAAGGGATGACTTACATTATCTTAACCCCCCCCTCATTAAGGGATTTATTACATTACACCCTCACACTCTTGCTTTGCCAGGGAGAGAGTGGCCACACTTTCTTTTATATTCTCTTTTGTGTTTGCTTATTCTGacattgaaaaacaaaagtacagAAACTCATACTTCATCTTCCACACAGGAAGCCGTTCAGTGAGATGATTGCTTGACATCGGAGGTCCAACCGTCACCTCATTGCTTACTCATTTAAGCTGCATTAGTTCAACAACAAATACAGTGCCATGAATCCTCAGAATCTACATGAATTACCACAGTAATGGCTTCTGATGTGCAGGTTATGGTTCAACATGCTGCTTATTTTCCATACAAATTAATCATCTGAGTTTTGAACATTACACGTATGTCAGGAACATACATCGTTCCTGACAAAAGTAATTGGTGCAATGAAGTAATTCCAACACTAAGCTGTAGATCACACCGCCCTCCCTCTTGTATGTGTAGGAGgcgtgagtgtgtttgtgtgtgggtgtggagaGTGGCTCTCAGACACACTGGAACTGTGGCCAATTACAAAGAACCATCATACATGATGTAATATAGCAGTTTTCTAGACATATTCCATTCTTTAAAATTACTATTAtagttatctgtgtgtgtgtgtgtgtgtgtgtgtgtgtgtgtgtgtgtgtgtgtgtgtgtcgttttttttattgatcagCATGTAAGCAGCAAATTATAATTGTAAATATCCACTTAGTCACAAATAACCTGTGTTTGTCTCTTCCTTTTAaatgtttggttgtttttttttgaattttttttgttttttgcgttTACTTAATAGATATGGgtctttgtttatttcttacCTGACCACCCCGTACATTACAAGCACGTTTCCAAGCAGTCCCACCACACAGATGAGAGAGTAGAGAGCTGTGATACAGACAGCGATGATGAGACTTGTAGTGTTCCTGGCTGTAGCCTTGTTGGTCTCATTGCTGTTTGAGGGCACGCGCAGCGGATCCTCGGTAAACGTTACATTGAAAGGAGTTATGGAGACCGAGTCGTTAAAATCACCGAAAGCGTAGTAGGGAGGAAAAGCCATTTCTAAACAATTCAGGTGAGATTGTAGCGCATGGAGAGCAGGTACGGGAGCGCACGAGAACTGACAAATAAGTAATCAGGCACCCAGAACaggattctctctctctctctctctctctctctctctctctctctctctctctctctctctctctctctctctctctctctctctctctctctctctctctctctctctctctctctctctctctctatctatctctctctctctctctctctctctctctctctctctctctctctctctctatctgtctatctgtctatctatctctctctctctctatctgtctatctgtctatctatctctccatctctctctctctctctctctatctgtctatctctctctctctctctctctctctctctctctctctctctctctctctctctctctctctctctctctgtctatctatatctatatttctctctctctctccgtcggCTATCCGTGTGTAATAGCCTACGTGTGAGTGCGCATTTTGGCAAAGTGCACTGTCTGGTGCAAAAAAGCAAGATGTGTTTTCATGTCCATTTCTTACCCTGCCCAAAGAAATACCATTTATCAAAGGGCTTTAATTAGCTCTAGCATAGCCTACAATGTTGCTTTATCACATCCATTTTTAATTATCCTTATTATTTTCGAACACCTGCCGCTCAGCAGCTCATCAAAAAATGTCCGTCTAACCCAATCCGAACAGCCATCCCTCGTATTGCTGCCTGCCTTCAACCTCGAAGTACTTCTTCTCCCACTCTCCGTGGCCTGTGACCCGTATTAGGGGAGCTCCATTAGAGGACTAACTGTTTTCACCAGAGAGTCACCTCCATGAAATGACCCTACTAAACAACAGGAGTGACGCAATTACCTAGGCTACCAAGGCTAATTAAATATTTGAGATGGTTTTGATAGCCTATAGCAGCGGACGTTGAAGTGAATCCTACAAGTTGTCACGTTAGCCTTAAATACGTGTTGCCTGTTGGTATCAACTACATCTGTATGAGCAAACACATTATTGCAGGGATGCAAACATGCAGGCACATCCATTTGAGAACTCTTTATTTGCTGTGGATCAATGTTTAACGAATGCTGCTCATGTCTAACCggataaaacattattttcctgTCTGTGATATTTCTTAATGCATCTGGAAAATGTCCTATCCCTGAATAAAAGAGTTTCACTGTTTGTCTTGTAAAACACATGCATGTTTTTGGGGCATTAGTCAATGTTTACTTCTCATAGGGCATTTTGCTTGACCTGTTCAGCCAACATCATGTCACGTAAATCCTTAATTACACGAATGCCAGGCAGGTGTCTTTTTCATCAAAGCGCTCATTTATCTGTAGCTAGTGTGTAGCCCATTACTGAGAACATCAGAAACCA
This sequence is a window from Sander vitreus isolate 19-12246 chromosome 6, sanVit1, whole genome shotgun sequence. Protein-coding genes within it:
- the oprd1b gene encoding opioid receptor, delta 1b; amino-acid sequence: MAFPPYYAFGDFNDSVSITPFNVTFTEDPLRVPSNSNETNKATARNTTSLIIAVCITALYSLICVVGLLGNVLVMYGVVRYTKMKTATNIYIFNLALADALATSTLPFQSAKYLMSTWPFGEVLCKVVIAIDYYNMFTSIFTLTMMSVDRYIAVCHPVRALDFRTPAKAKLINVCIWILSSAIGVPVMIMAVTMVKDEGNTVCELSFPKPESYWDTVMKICVFIFAFVVPVLVITVCYGLMILRLKSVRLLSGSKEKDRNLRRITRMVLVIVGAFIICWTPIHIFIIVRTMVHIDRKNLLVVASWHLCIALGYTNSSLNPVLYAFLDENFKRCFRDFCLPYRSRLEQNSFSRARNSKKEPVSVCAPATTQRPTA